GATGCGTTTCGCCGACCACTTGATTTGGGAGAATCGACGGATGGTTCAGGGTTTGGAATTTGACTTAAAGCATGTCGTTATGTCCAACACGACATTCGGCCCAGAAGAGATTCGCCAGATCATTCGCCTGCTCTCGAAAGACTACGCAAGTTTCGCGGTCTTGCGCGACAGTGTGGCCGAGTTGGAGTCGAGCCAGCCTGAGCGATCGCCTGCGACGAATGTTCGCTTGGGCGTCTGCATGTATATCTTGGGCCGCAACGTTCGCTCGATCGACGTCTTGTCGAACGCGGACGGCGGAGCGCTGGCCCACTTCTATCTCGGTAAAGCGAATTACGCTTTGAACCGATTTGACAAAGCGATCGAAGGTTACCAGGCCGCGCAAACCGCCGGTTACAACCGTGATGATTGCCAATTGGCGATCGTCGAAGCGCTTCGCGCCGCCAATCGATACGACGTAGCGATGAAGCAGCTAGACGACCTGTTTGGTCCGATTGAGCAAACGGCCGACTATTTGTATCAACGTGGAGCGACGGTCGCCGCGTTGGGAGGGAATCCTTCCGAGGTCGTCGCGTTGTACGAACGAGCTGTCGAATCCGATTCGACGCATGCCGGCGCCTTGTTTGGCCTGGCGCTCGAAAATGATCGCCGCGGCAACGACGAAGAAGCGCTCGGCTACTATCAAAAGGCGGCTGCTTGCTTCCCGACGCACGTCGGCACGCTGCTCAATCTGGGCATCCTGTCGGAAGATCGCGGCGAGTACGAACGTGCCGCTCATTGTTA
The nucleotide sequence above comes from Blastopirellula sp. J2-11. Encoded proteins:
- a CDS encoding DNA-directed RNA polymerase subunit alpha C-terminal domain-containing protein, which codes for MSNTTFGPEEIRQIIRLLSKDYASFAVLRDSVAELESSQPERSPATNVRLGVCMYILGRNVRSIDVLSNADGGALAHFYLGKANYALNRFDKAIEGYQAAQTAGYNRDDCQLAIVEALRAANRYDVAMKQLDDLFGPIEQTADYLYQRGATVAALGGNPSEVVALYERAVESDSTHAGALFGLALENDRRGNDEEALGYYQKAAACFPTHVGTLLNLGILSEDRGEYERAAHCYSRILDAYPNEPRASMFLKDAQASSDMFYDEEAQKKRDRIAQVLSIPVTDFELSVRSRNCLQKMGIQTLGDLSRCSEQELLSSKNFGETSLVEIREMLNSKGLELGQFSADKGQPEPTIEVAGLSPDEQALLDRPISELNLSVRARKCMVRLGISTIGELVRRTGDELLECKNFGVTSLNEVREKLTASNLKLRGD